The sequence CATCTAACAGGGGGTTAAGAGGAGGAAAGCCACCAAGGTAGGTATATGTAGTGTTTGTGGTCAATAAACTTGGTACATACTTGCAAGGACCTTAGAAAATCATTATTTGATGTCCTAATTGTGACCCCTAGCAAGTAGGTTGTAACTTGTAACTCTCTatgacattatatttttttctttcatgtggCATTATATTTagtcaatcaattttaaacacaaaaatataaatgcttataatgaataaaaaaatgagtgaaaactttatttcaattaaataaataaaatcaatgtcAACATAAAACATAACAACAAACAAggaatgaattaaaattaaataatttttataattttccgTGGTTGTGTCATGTCTAGTTGTCACACTAAGCTATGTCCATGTACATAAGAAGTATATTTAGAGTCATTTGTGTTTAGAGataataatgaattaaataatttttaatttcttaaaaataaatatttttttataaatttctatacactctttattctttttctttgtttttaccTTCTCTCTATTTTCTCTCACACAAGgtatatattcttaaaattaaataattttataatttatgatagTTATATCATGTCTAGTTGTTAGTGGACTACGTCCATGTGTAATAAAAATGCATTTTAGATTCACTTGTGTTTAGAGATAAgaatgaattaaatatttttaaaaattaaataatttttctatacattttttatccttttctcttctctttactTTCTCTCACACaaggtatatatttttaaaattaaatatttttttaatttctcatggTTGTGTGTCGTGTCTAGTTGTTAATGGGCTATGTCCATGTATAGTAGAAGTGCATTTAGAGCTTTTTGTGTTTAGAGATaagaatgaattaaataatttttaaatttttttataatttttctatatattatttattattttttctctttttctctgcaTTCTCTCACATAGGTGTATATtcttaaaatcaaataatttttataatttgtcgTGTCTGGTTGTCAGTGTGGGCTACATCCATGTACAATAGAAGTGCATTTAGAGTCACTTATGTTTAgagataaaaatgaattaaataatttttaaatttcttaaaattaaataactcttataatttttctgtatttttttttatctatttctctctttttatcttctctctATATTTTCTCACATATgatatatattcttaaaattaaataattttataatttctcgTGGTTGTGTCATGTCTAGTTATCAGTGGGTTACGTTCATGTATAGTAGAAGTACATTTAAAGTCACCTgtgtttaaagataaaaataaattaaataatttttaaatttcttaaaattaaatatctttatataatttttctatgTACTCTTTAtcatattctcttttttatctttttttttttactttctctcaCACagactattaaaattaaataaattttataatttctcatGGTTGTGTTATGTCTAGTTGTCATTGAGGTAAGTCCATATTTTTTAGAAGTGCATATATGACCACTTGGATTTAGAGATaagaatgaattaaataatttttgtatatttttttacatactctttatcattttctctttttatcttcTCTCCACTTTCTCAAGCACAAgatatatattcttaaaattaaatcatttttataatttctcgTGGTTTGTGTTGTGTCTAGTTGTGAGTGGGTTAAGTCCAAACATATTAGAAGTGCATTTAAAGTCACTTGTATTTAgagataaaaatgaattaaataatttaaaatttcttaaaattaaataatttttatagtttttcatatattctttatcattttctcttctctctacTTTCTCCCACACTAGGTTTAATtccttaaaattaaataagttttatagTTTTTCGTGATTATGGTGTATCCAGTTGTTAGTGGGTTACATTCATGTACATCATAAATACATTTAGAGTCTCTTGTATTTAGAGATAAGaatgtattaaataatttttaaaaattttaaaattaaatatatctagttttaatttttctatgaaaaaaaaaatggaaagccAGATGATTTTTAAGTTGTTtaatagaagaaaaatgaaaataaagacaaaAGATATGCCCCCTCCCCCTCTCTCTACGTATAGTGACCACTACAACGAAAATAGTAACAATTGAATGATAAGTTATGCACaaggagaataaaaaaaatgttttgctcGTAGAATATTACAAACAATTGCCAAATAATATCAAATGCAAACCAAAGTAATACTAGTAAAAGAGATGTCCATCAAATCATAAATCACAATACAAATCCATTAGAAAAGACAGAAGCCcaacacaaacacaacaaaGTATACCTCAAACTCAACGGGAAAAAAATTCATACTCATCAAATACCACATATGCTTCTAAGTATAAAAAGCCAACTTGAGTAAGCCTCAAAATAAGAGTGTGATCTAGACATATTAAAATCTTCATTTTCTTAATGGATGATGTTCATTTGGAGTGTACCAGATAAACAAaatttacttcatttttttctaatttggaaaataaagtaaaattgatGTGGATCATTGAGTGAATCCGAAGCTCAAGAATTGTTTAACTAGGTAAATGAAGACTTTTACTTTTCAACTTTTTTCAatattatccaaaaaaaaaaaataataccggCCTAAACCAGcaaatctttcattttctcttgttAACCACTCTTCATTATTTCTTTATCTCATAAATCAATCTAATTAAATAcaatgtcaaattaattattttcaatttttaatttacttttttttcttaaatttgaaatacttatttaattatttaaatcaaccatacatacttttataatttaaatatttttaggatAAATATCCAATTTTAGTCTTCGAAAATGAGACCGTGAcaaattgaatttttgaaagatgaaaattttaaatttaatttatttataaaaagtgtGACTAACAATTTATCCTATTGTTAAATAtgtaagaatattttattattaagttatgatgtttaaagattattttgaataataagttatatttttcttaaaaatcaatttaatgttaagttataaaattaatggattgatttgtaaataaattatctttAGGTCAATTCATCATGCTTTTTGGATagactaaatttaattttaaatattttggagACACTAATTTATCATCATctcatatttttatgtatttacatTTGAGAATAAAATCATCTAAATCAAAATCATTCTTATACCAGGACTATCCGCTACCCAGTGGATGAAGCTGAACTtgtggaaaaaaatttaatttaatccccgcaaaatatattattgagaGGGGTGATGAATATTAAGTTAGAATAAAGGATCCGAAcgtttggggggggggggggggggggttttgAGAAGGGTTTTACATTTTATTCGTTCTCCGGTGAAACagaaacagagagagagagtgagaaaAAACGAAACGATGGAGGGAGGAGTCTCCTACGCGCGCATGCCTCGTGTCAAAATCCGCGAGCTGAAGGACGACTACGCCAAGTTCGAGCTCCGCGACACCGACGCGAGTATAGCCAACGCGCTGCGGCGCGTGATGATCGCGGAGGTGCCGACGGTCGCCATCGACCTCGTGGAGATCGAGGTCAACTCGTCGGTGCTCAACGACGAGTTCATCGCGCACAGGCTCGGCCTCATTCCCCTCACGAGCGAGCGCGCCATGTCCATGCGCTTCTCACGTGACTGCGATGCCTGCGACGGTGACGGACAGTGCGAGTTTTGCTCCGTCGAGTTTCATCTTAGGGTAAAGTGCATGACCGATCAGACCCTCGATGTTACGAGCAAGGATCTCTACAGTTCTGACCCTACTGTGAGTCCCGTTGATTTCTCTGACCCCTCTGCCACTGACTCCCCAGACAACAACAGGTGCGTTTCTTCaaccttttttttaaggaaaacctacttttttttttaaatgggttTTTGTCGATTTCAACCGGGTATTTGGTTTTTTCAAATGGGTCGTCATCGATTTCAATTGGGTATTTGGTTTTTTCCAATGGGTCGTCACCGATTTCCACTGTGTATTTGGTTTTTTCTAATGGGTATTCATCGATTTCAACTGGGTCTTCTTCGTTTTCAACTAGGTATTTGACCTTTTAATATGGGCATTCTTTGTTTTCAACTGGGTATTTGGTTTTTTGAAATgggtatttgttttttttttctcgaatgggtgttctttcttttcaattgggcattgttttctttttttcttatggaTGTTCTTTGTTTTCAACTGTGTATTCAGAGGGATTATCATTGTGAAGTTGAGACGCGGACAAGAGCTGAAGCTGAGAGCGATTGCTAGGAAGGGGATTGGGAAGGATCATGCTAAATGGTCACCTGCTGCAACTGTCACTTTCATGTATGAACCAGAGATTCATATAAATGAGGATTTGATGGAGACCTTGACTCTGGAAGAGAAAAGGGAATGGGTTGACAGTAGTCCAACCCGTGTCTTTGAAATTGATCCAGTGACACAACAGGTTCGGTTTTTATCGTTTGTACTCTTATGATTTTGGTTATGCATTTTTAACTAGTGTTAtctgatccatattttgtgcaGAATGAATGAATAATTACCTAGCCTCTCTTCTTCTGGGTTTGATGATTAAATGGTAGTTTGATTAATTACTGGTGCGGTGGTGCATATATTACTTTTTGGAATTTATCTTAACATTTGCATGTCAATTACTTTTCTTGCGATTTTATGCTAATCCCTAATCCTGAACATTGTATGTCTCTTTAACCTTTTGGATTGAAGTGGAGTAGAAAGTGAAATTAGAGGTATactgttttatgtgttcaatgatGGACATTAGTAATTTGATGTTTTGAATGCATAATTCTTGTGAACAAAGTAAGCAATCTTAGAGATTggttttttagttgtttatagAAACAGCCTCTAAGATAGGCTTTACAGTATCACATTGAGAGTGCACATGCAGTAAAACTAAGAGACAACTATTCTTCATATTTTGGTTGTGGCCACCTGGAAAATATTATATCTCCTTCCAGAGAATAAGCATTAGAGTGATAATGTTTTGTAAAGTTCCAGGTTTATCTTGGAGTAAGGATGCTATTCAAATATACATGACCTTAGCACTTGCATATCCCTTAAACTTTATGCCTTTTCTCATTAATCTTTTTGAGTCAGAGGGAAGTTGTTTTAGGTAGCCTTCATCAATCCTAATCTCACGGTAATGTAGCCTCCATCACTTGGAATCTCAAGGTAGTTTAAAAGCAAAATTCTTCTGTCAACCCTGAAAATCGGGGAAAGTGAACAACCACATACACAATAATTGTGGAAGGTCTTTACAACCACTTGTACTTGATTCTGGATAAGACTTTACATAACTCAAGCGTTTATTAATAGTGTGCTAGCAGAGAATTGATTTGTGGTGCGTTTTACCTTTGTGGTTGTCGTAGCTGCAATCCGTCCCAAAAAGCAGTCGTTTGCTGCCCTATAGTGCCCCCTTTGTTGAGGACTTTTTCAAAAAATCCTTGTTTTACCCTTGAAACAGTTCCCTCTTGGGGAATTTTATAGGTCAAAGTTGACATTGCCACTCTTTATCAGAACGTTCGAAAGAACTAACACAAGGGATCCCACGCTTCTCATCTATTCTGTTTGAGACCCACTTTGTGACCTACATCCTCACCCTATTTTGTGCCACCGGAACCACCCATCTTCAGTGATTTTCCAGTGACACCTACCCTTCACTCCTTTTCTCTGTTCTTCTGAATCCCAAACACACTTGATATCCTCTATAAGGTTGGCCCACCAAAAAAACCATGGCTAGAATGAATGTGAAGGATTTATGCATCAAGATCGATCAGGTCATAAAACTATCAATTTCATAATGAAGTTTGAGATACAAAGAAATTTACAGTAATTAAGACATTAGTATCAAGGTTTGCAATCCAGCTCATGATGGTGGGTGTATAGCATATCCGGGAACATCAAGAATTCTGAAAATGATGTCTGATCTACCTGGCTGATTCTGTTAACCAGTTAGTGATATACATATTTTTGTCTATTTTGGAATGTTGTATGTGATACTTAATAGTGGTACCTGGTAGTTAATACCCTTTTATAGGTTCTATTATGTACTGTCCGATATACATTGGATGTATAGCATATCCGGGGACATCAAGAGTTCTTAAAATGATGTCTGATCTACCTGGCTGATTCTGTCAACCACTTAGTggtgtacatattttttttctattttgaaatGTTGATACCTGGTAGTTAATACCCTTTTATAGGTTCTATTATGTATTGTCCAATACACAATACACATTTGATTACGAGtcctttaatatatattatgtattattgaacaaaaatattaaattttgctaCCCTTCAAAATCAAATGTGTTGTCTCGATGTCATGAGTCATTCtttgatatattatgtattGTTGTGAACAAAAGTATTAAATTTGCTACCCTTCAAAATCAGATGGTGTTGTCTTTAGGTAATTTATCATACtatgtattttggcttttattaGGTCATGGTGGTTGATGCTGAGGCATACACATATGATGACGAGGTGCTTAAGAAAGCAGAAGCTATGGGCAAGCCTGGGCTTGTAGAAATCATTGCGAGGCAGGATAGCTTCATATTCACTGTTGAGTCTACCGGAGCAGTTAAAGCTTCTCAATTGGTTCTAAATGCCATAGAAATTCTCAAGCAGAAGTTGGATGCTGTGCGGCTATCTGAAGATACAGTGGAGGCCGATGATCAGTTTGGTGAGCTAGGTGCACATATGCGAGGAGGTTGATTAATTTCTGTTAGAAGGATATCAGACTTGTTTCCCAGAACTTGTTTCTTGTCTTTAACTGAATACCTGCAGAATGTATTAACTTGTTGAGCCAAGGATGCTAATTAGTAATTACATTGATTACCATTTGAAGATAGATAGCTATCTTTCACATTTATATTACTTAGCTTGCCAGAAACAGTGGCTaccatatgattttattttttttaatcacacaAACAGTAGCTCTATCCTCCTCATATCATCTGTGGCTTGGGGAGAGGGATATGATTAAACGGATTAAGTAGTTTTCCCAAAGAGTTAGGATCACTTAGGCTGTGAAGCTTTTAGAATATTTTACCGAGTATTTatcatgtttgttttcttttttgtttataatggTCAAAAGGGATAACTCATTGGTTtgtgaacaaatgaaaaaagtaaCGTGATCTTTCTATTACAAGGAGAGGCCAAATTGCAGTTTTTGAAGTCTTAAATTGAATCGCAACTACAATTACgaccattttctttttatcgACAGCTGTTGGCGATTATGGCCATATCGGTAAGTTTCCCTAGGCCATAATCTGTAAGTTTTCCTACAACTGTAGTAATTGCAAGGAAAGAACATGGCGCGTTTAATGAGTTATTAAGACAAGATGGACTAGAAAAGTAGCTTGTGTCCAGACCGTGTGAGAATTCAGCTTCAGTAAACTTACGATTTAGTGCCCGAGATTAATTCGCTAATTCTATAAAAATGGCTCATTAGAGTCTTTTCTTTGCTGTattatttattgtcattttatatatatatataaacaaattacaATACCAGGAATGAAAATAGTGATATCTGGCAAATTTTACCAATACTCGTGTTTCAAgttcttataaatatatattttggtttTAGACGATAGGTTGTGGTCCTCAAATTTACTTTTACAAAATGATTCTTGATATAATgtaaactttaaaatatatttaaggtccatgataaataactaattttttttttaatctttaataattattttcgttgttaaatttcaaatatattgaAACTTATGTTGAGTCTCAACCTGACAACAAATACTTAAAATAGGAgactcaaataaattttttattaaaatcccataataaaatttgattttttatcaggaaccttaaacatatttaaacctataCTATATATCTAGACATATTACAACAACTAATGATATTTTgaaggttttttaaaaaaataatatgtattattaatataaaagtttttatattgtcaaaaaattaaaaattatgtttaataaaGTTGTCATCAAAGTCAACATGGTTTGTGATTGGGTGAatgttattacatttttttaatttatattaaactaAAAGTTACTCAATTCGATTTCCCGTAAAGAAACTTGGGAAATTATACCTGCTAGCTTCACAGAAAACGCGAGAAATCACTTCAATAACGTGTAACCAAACACACTTGTACTCGAGCGGCATTTGCTTGATAGAGAAAACCACTGATGTGTTTAAAATATATGCCTTTGTTGTTTTATTATCTAAAGGAtagtgaagtaaaaaaaaaattacgagcAAATATCATTACTGAATATTGATTACTTAATAAGATCCATAATACCTCTGCCAACAGACTTCAAGCTGCGAGATGTCAAAGATCATACGAACATTAAATAGAATGAACACCTGGTTCTCGCTAAAACAGTAGGAACTTAATATGGCATTGATTTAAACTATTCAGGCGATTACAAAAGGACGCTTAGTGCGATATACATTTGCTAAAATTTGTGCAAACCTTGGATGATTTACGCATTATAGAGAACTGATCACTAGCAGAAGGTGAATAACTTACCAGCTTCTGTTGGGTATTATATCAAACAACTACTTGTACGCTAATGGACCAGATCTAGACACTGCAAACCTAGGAAGTGGACTGGGGCCAGTGCTTCCAGAAGTTGAGCCTTCAACAGACTTTACCCTACTACGGCTGGCACTGTAATCCAAAGGCCCGGAACGACGAACATTTCTTTGCTTGTTGTCCATGCTCCTTAAGCTGCCAATATCATCATAGAGGTGCTCCTGGTTATGTGATGACGATCCTTTGAAGTATCCTGATTCGTGCCCATAATACTGTGGTGAGTCTCCACCACGATGATGCCTTAAGACAGGAGAAGCGTGTGCGAGTAACACGGCAGGTGAATGACGGGGTGATGCGTTCAgtattgccaatggagtggactGAGTATCTGCATAGTATTGGCTGTATACTGAACGGAGAATGGCATACGGAACGTGGGTTTCCAGCGAGCTTCTTGGAAGGTACGGTGAAATCTCACAAAGTTGGTCTAAGAAGATAAGTTGTGCTACGAGATGAGATCTGTGCATaaatcaaaatacaaaatatataagataacTAACAAATGAAAGAATAATGTTTCGGATTAAAGAGTACTGATGCAAAACCGCAGGTGAAATTCTACTTTAATATATTGCAACATTGCCTACCAAATTAATGTGTAGTTTACAAAAGTGTATAGTCATTTGTGTTTcaacaaaatcatatatatatatatatatatatatatatatatatatttacctgTGTGTTTCGCTCCAAGAATCCAGTATGATATCTGCAGAGAGTTTCACAAATAACTGCAGTGTGGACTTGATACTAGCTTCGGCTGACATATGACTTGATAATTCGGGATCCATTCCCTCACTAGCATGTCCATTTGTTAAAGACTGTCGATGCTGATGTTCCCGTTCCAATCTAACAAACTCACTTCCGGCAATCACTGCAGAAATGCACCTGCACGGTATTATGTGGTTAGAGTTAGACAAATACCAAAATTAGTATATGCCAATGGCAATGAATAGTTCAGCTTCTCAAATAGTATTAGTTTAGACAATGGAATCAAAATACTAAACGAATAATTTCCGTATACAACCCTGTAGAATTACTGCATGGAAGTTAATCTACTGGCATAGGGCCATGTTATAACCATACTGACCTTGCCAAGCAATGGATATTGTTACTAAAACCCTCTGTGTCAACATTAAATGCTGTGGTGGACCAAATATTAGATGTCATGAATGTGGCAAATAAGTATGGTAACAAGCCCCATGATCCATCACTTGCACCACCAACTTCCTCCAAAATTGATCTTACCCAAACTGAATCATGATCATTAACAACACCTACAGTATTTGCCACTGTTCTCATTCTCctgatttcttccttttctggTACTCCATCAGGTAGATGCTTAATCACCCCATCCAGCAACGAATGTATCAAGGGAGCACCTTCTTCAAGTATAGCACCAGAAGCCTCAGCTAGTAGCCGATCAAAAGCCAGTGCAAGGCCAGCCTGAACACAAAAACCAATCACAGTTTCCAGATCAACTATTTGCTTCACAGAAGCTTCTCTTTCAATTCTATCACCAGCATGCAGACTGGTAGCAACTGCTTCTAGCACATCTCGGTTTGAGCGTAGTGAAGTGTCAATGCAATTTAAAAGAGCAGCCGTGTGTTCTTTTAGCATTCTGTCTAACCTGTCTACGCCATAACCACCAAAAATACGTACAAAAGCCTGTAATTCCCTGAGATCAGTGACTGATTCTGCAAAATATCCACCAACTGGCCTTGTGCTCCTGAAGCATTTATGAATTGGAACAAACAAAATCCCAGCACCTGAAACATCCTTGATTATGTTTTCAATGTACCAATTGCATACAGATTCAGTGGCCGATCCTGTATGTTGATCTGTTGGCTTCTCAAACAAGTGCAGAGAAGAAACCGGTCCTGAAAAGGCTTCTGAAAGCAAAACTTCCCGAATACCCTGGGTAATG comes from Glycine soja cultivar W05 chromosome 20, ASM419377v2, whole genome shotgun sequence and encodes:
- the LOC114403643 gene encoding DNA-directed RNA polymerases II, IV and V subunit 3-like; this encodes MEGGVSYARMPRVKIRELKDDYAKFELRDTDASIANALRRVMIAEVPTVAIDLVEIEVNSSVLNDEFIAHRLGLIPLTSERAMSMRFSRDCDACDGDGQCEFCSVEFHLRVKCMTDQTLDVTSKDLYSSDPTVSPVDFSDPSATDSPDNNRGIIIVKLRRGQELKLRAIARKGIGKDHAKWSPAATVTFMYEPEIHINEDLMETLTLEEKREWVDSSPTRVFEIDPVTQQVMVVDAEAYTYDDEVLKKAEAMGKPGLVEIIARQDSFIFTVESTGAVKASQLVLNAIEILKQKLDAVRLSEDTVEADDQFGELGAHMRGG